The Methanocella arvoryzae MRE50 genome includes a region encoding these proteins:
- a CDS encoding transglutaminase domain-containing protein, protein MNPLRGNTLFEPKVYKKNGLEAFRLVGSDGSEFFYEGAIDCNEKEIFKDEQGRLYYPVLTEIGGAVRYYVELDLDFPTIPANDPAYEEKEISRLVNASPRSGRQLPEDVFVPRTEEKVVAEEPALEEPAQEVPAPEVLVQEVPVQEEPTSKEPASEEPAPEEPAPPAITEPEPSQEPVAPEVKASPAEPVVSAQEKSPEAEPLARKPRKTRPMTVPLAIGLILVILIAAIAGAYVLKPEAFDGLTSLYAPTPVPQPTPLPTAEPEVTATPEPAPEPVSEPQNVATEALRIQPLINIDSPAVSAFAAEHIAANSGANKIRQAYDLYTFVNTRWNYTDDLTSQGLPASTLTQALGGNSRDYSVLMCSLTTSVGLESRIIAYYKNNQLYYYPEILVANTSDDYEAVKADLKTWFGVTQAYGHSDARGYWISLSRGTAPGTRVEAAEEFAIYISGPPVKIK, encoded by the coding sequence ATGAACCCACTACGGGGTAACACCTTGTTCGAGCCAAAAGTGTATAAGAAGAACGGCCTTGAAGCCTTCCGGCTGGTCGGCAGCGATGGCAGCGAGTTCTTCTACGAGGGTGCCATAGACTGTAACGAGAAGGAGATATTCAAGGACGAGCAGGGACGGCTATACTATCCTGTCCTTACGGAGATAGGCGGGGCCGTGCGGTACTATGTCGAGCTTGACCTGGATTTCCCGACTATCCCGGCTAACGACCCCGCATACGAGGAGAAAGAGATCTCCCGGCTGGTCAACGCCTCGCCCCGGAGCGGCAGGCAGCTGCCCGAAGACGTGTTTGTCCCCCGGACAGAGGAAAAGGTCGTTGCAGAAGAGCCAGCGTTAGAAGAGCCTGCGCAAGAAGTCCCTGCGCCAGAAGTGCTTGTGCAAGAAGTGCCTGTGCAAGAAGAGCCTACATCAAAAGAGCCTGCGTCAGAAGAGCCCGCGCCAGAAGAGCCGGCACCCCCCGCTATAACTGAGCCTGAACCGAGCCAGGAGCCTGTCGCTCCCGAAGTTAAGGCCAGCCCTGCCGAGCCTGTTGTTAGCGCGCAGGAGAAATCGCCTGAAGCTGAGCCTCTTGCACGTAAGCCCCGGAAAACCCGACCAATGACGGTCCCCCTCGCAATAGGGCTTATTCTCGTCATCCTGATCGCAGCGATAGCCGGCGCCTACGTGCTAAAGCCTGAAGCATTCGATGGCCTCACCTCGCTTTATGCGCCCACACCGGTGCCGCAACCCACCCCCCTCCCCACTGCAGAGCCTGAGGTCACGGCCACGCCAGAGCCTGCCCCGGAACCGGTCTCCGAGCCTCAGAACGTAGCCACAGAAGCGCTCCGGATTCAGCCCCTGATCAACATAGATAGTCCGGCAGTGTCCGCTTTTGCAGCCGAGCATATCGCCGCAAACTCGGGGGCCAACAAAATCAGGCAGGCCTACGATCTCTACACGTTTGTGAATACCCGGTGGAACTATACTGACGATCTGACCTCCCAGGGCTTGCCAGCCAGCACCCTGACTCAGGCGCTCGGCGGCAATTCAAGGGACTACAGCGTCCTCATGTGCTCGCTGACGACCTCGGTCGGCCTGGAATCCCGGATCATAGCCTACTATAAAAACAACCAGCTGTACTACTACCCGGAAATACTTGTAGCGAACACTTCCGACGACTATGAAGCAGTCAAAGCGGACCTAAAGACCTGGTTCGGAGTCACCCAGGCCTACGGCCACAGCGATGCCAGAGGCTACTGGATTTCGCTGAGCAGGGGTACCGCCCCGGGCACCAGGGTTGAAGCCGCCGAGGAGTTTGCGATCTACATCTCGGGACCGCCCGTAAAGATCAAGTAA